DNA sequence from the Parasphingorhabdus cellanae genome:
GCCATAAAGCTTGTTAACGGTCCGAAGCACTTGACGAGAGCTTTGGTCCGAGCGCTCCATCAGCGCACTTACTGGCGGAGACGGTTCGGATGACAGCCATTCATCGACCATTTTCGTGAATTGCTCCACCTCTGGTTTGACCCGGTGTCGCAAATCCCGAAAAATCCGATCGGCCCACGCCGTCATCCCATCTGCATTGTCGCAGCCCCGCAAAAGTTCCAGGCTTTTGTCGATCTCATCGGTGAATATCTTGCCGGCTGGCACAGCTTTATCCGCAAAATCAGCTGCAGATTTCTTGGTAAGCGCCGCCCAACCCGCGGGTAAAAGACCAACGCCGAACATGCGGAAAGGTCCCTTCACATCGAAATGCATCGCGCCCGTCGAGGGCCCGACCAACATCGCATCTTTGGCCGGATAGGTTTTTCCATCGGCAAAGCCGAGGTCAGCCGTACCGTCCAATAGAAACCGCAACTGCGCTATCGCGGCACGTTCATTGTCCGAGAACCTAGGATGCTCCACCTCAAAAAGATAATAGACCGAGACCAGATCCCGAACATCTTCTGCAGGCGCAAAATATCTTAAACTAACCAAAGCGAACCCCTTTTTTCCGGTTCGGGGGCAAACCGGAATTCCAATGGTTGCACGGTTATAGCGGAAAAAATAGGAAAAAAAACTGGCCTGGCTAAATAATTAGCCAAGCCAATAAGGAAAAGAAATCCTTAACGCAGAAACTCTGCGATTCGGGTTCTTTGGGTCGCGCCCTCTCAATGCACCCAAAGCGCCATCAGGATATTGGATAAAAACGACTGTTTTTTGTTTAATTTTTGACAGTTACGGCCAAGAACTATCTGGTTTCTATCGTCAGCGGTTAGCGGCAATCCAGCTGTTAACCCGCTCTTCCATGATATTCAGCGGCACTGGACCACTACGCAAAATAACATCATGAAAATCGCCCATAGTGAACTTGTCGCCTAGCTCTTTTTGCGATTTTTCCCGCAATTCCATGATTTTAAGTTTACCGATCATATAGGCTGTGGCCTGGCCAGGGTAGACGATATAACGCTCGATAGCTTTGCGAATATCGCTATCCGGATTGGGTGTATTGTCTGTCAGATATTTAATCGCCTTCTCGCGGCTCCAGCGCTTGTCATGAATACCGGTATCTACGACCAGTCGGCAAGCCCGCCACAATTCCATACCAAGCCGCCCGAAATCCGAATACGGATCGGTATAGAAACCCATATCCTTGCCGAGCTCCTCGGTATACAGACCCCAACCTTCGGAATAAGCGGTTATGCCGCCAAATTTGCGAAATGCTGGCAAATCACCCAGTTCGGTCTGGATCGCTAGCTGCAAATGGTGGCCAGGCAGGGCTTCATGATAAGCCAGAGCCTCAAGCTCAGTTTTCGACATGCCTTTTAGATCATAGAGATTGACATAATAAGTGCCAGGCCGGGAACCGTCAGGTGCCGGCCGCTGATAAAAGGCTTTGCCGGCGGACTT
Encoded proteins:
- a CDS encoding DUF6597 domain-containing transcriptional factor, which translates into the protein MVSLRYFAPAEDVRDLVSVYYLFEVEHPRFSDNERAAIAQLRFLLDGTADLGFADGKTYPAKDAMLVGPSTGAMHFDVKGPFRMFGVGLLPAGWAALTKKSAADFADKAVPAGKIFTDEIDKSLELLRGCDNADGMTAWADRIFRDLRHRVKPEVEQFTKMVDEWLSSEPSPPVSALMERSDQSSRQVLRTVNKLYGMAPKYLARKYRALRAARAYAEQNEDELLALEDAFYDQSHMIREIKFFAGTTPTKLRVAEGETATLIDQRGLLKGHIPPLTSDT